GCTGAGAGCAATTCAAGTTAGAGCTGAGAATTCTCGTGGACTTTGGCAGCCATTTACTGCTCTTCTTGGCGACACTCCAAGTATGTTTCtgtaaattattatatttattttattatttttgaattCTAATTGCTTGCATCAACTGTTCTGTTTACATAAATGGTTAATTTTTAGAAAGCAATTATTAGTATTAGATGACTTTAAAGATTATTAGTATCTTAGATGATTTATAGAAAGCAATTCTTGGTTGCAGTAGTATTAGATGACTTTAAAGATTATTAGTTGAAGGTGCAAAGGGTGTGAGTCGTCGCCTAGGTGCATGGTATCTAAAAAGCAAGGCACACAGTAGTAACAGGCCATTGTTAGCTGTTTTAGACATGTTTTAGCTTGTGTGGACtagttttcttttttatttttgttgtaGAATTTGGCTTTTTTTCCAAATCTTTAAGCGTCTGTGCACCTTGGTAAACGCTAGACGTTCTTGTTGTGCTGCATCTGCGCCTTTGACTACATAGGTTTAGGTATTACTCAAAATGAAATATACATCAATGTTCATCCACGGTACCAATTTAAGTAGCATGAAACTAAATTAGAGTTCTGTTTTCTTTGTAACGAGAATATAATATGTTTTGTGAAAATTCTCATGTTTTATATTGTTTTACTAGGTGTGAATGTGAAGAAGAATGTCATCGTCACTATCTCTTCAGACAAGGGTCTTTGTGGTGGTATTAATTCTACTTCAGTGAAGATAAGCAGGGCTCTTCACAGGATCAACGCTGGTATGAAtatgaaaaaaaattaatttcaaATGGACTTAAACTTGTAGTATCATCAGATGTCAGGGTATACTATTCTAATTTTGTTATATTATGCAGGACCGGACACTGAATGTAAATATGTGATTTTGGGAGAAAAAGGAAAGGCCCAACTGATCCGTGACTCAAAGAAAGACATTGAGTTGATTATGACCGAGTTGCAAAAGAATTTTCTGAACTACACTCAGGTAAGCTGGCGCACAGTAGTTTGTTTGATTTTATTTTCATATATATTATATTAACATTAATAACTTATTACATAACACataaattttgttttaattaCTTATGTCATCATGCCGTAAGCGTGTTTGTTCAGTTCATTATTTATTAGAATATGTTTTTAACAATCAAACGAAGATATAGCATTATAGTGATTGTTATGTACAAAATAATGTAATATTATCATTACCATCAATTTATTGTTTGTCTTATTCTGATTAAATCACTAACACCATTCAACAACTAAATGCTGCTAACCTTGTGGGTTGGGCCCGGTAATAATTTTTGTTCATCAGTATTGTTTATGTATAGGTTAACTAGATGTTATGTAAGCATAGAAGTAATGCGGAAGTCAATCCCTTAactttaaaaacacacaaaggtcATTCTTGAATGACTAAGTCTCTAAAAGTTTTTAATTGTTAACTCTTTAAAGCCTAGGGATCTAGTCGTGCAAAAGTAAAGTTGGAGGACTTATTTGCAAGTTCGAAGGAAGTCTGTAGGGTTTTGTTATCAACTGTTCTTAATTTTTCAATTGTTTTAATTCCAGAAGCATACCTCTTTTGCAGGTATCTGTACTTGCAGATGACATCTTGAAGAATGTGGAGTTTGATGCACTGAGGATAGTGTTCAACAAGTTTCAATCGGTTGTTTCGTTTCTGCCTACAACCGCAACCGTGTTGTCTCCTGAGGTAAATAATGTGTTTTTGAATTATTGCTGTTTTTGCCATTACATGCTTATGTTTAGTTGTTGTGTTGTTGAAGATTGTTGAAAGAGAATCTGAAGCTGGGGGAAAGATTGGTAGTCTAGATTCTTATGAAATTGAAGGCGGTGAAACCAAGTCAGAAGTTCTCCAGAATCTTGCTGAGTTCCAGTTTTCTTGTGTAAGCCCTtacaaatttattttatttttttcggtAAGATTGTGCAAAGTTCAACATCATGAAGCGCCTCTTTCTTAAAATTTAAAGGTGGCAGTTGTAACTTATATAGGAAAATGGGCCAATTGTGGTTCTAACAggtaaaatattaaaaaaaaaaaaaaaaaactagtctATAAAGTAAACACGTTAAATGGGTTGAGCAGATTGCAACATCCTAAATCATATTAcgataaaatatattattacaTTACAATAACGTTTGGTAATCAAGTTTTCTACACTACATATTTTATTTATTGGAAAAAAATAGGACAAGAAAGTGTAGGCAGGTTAACTTGATTTGACCTGAATTCACTTTGATCTGTTACACAACTCACCCTCTTTGCTACTTCTTCAATGATCTCTTTTATTCTGCTATATTGTTCACATTTTCTGGCTAGCATTCCCTTCAAGTGAAATGTTTTGATTATATAtcaaggattaggatcaaatacaaaggatcctaattgtaagaaggatttatagagtgacaagtgtccaataacctaaaactaaacccactacacaaaaaaaccccactacaaaaaaaaccttaagcatccaccaccaccaaaaacctaacccccccccccccccatcactcgccccccaaaaaaaaaagggtttaggtttttgggtggggtgggggtgggtgtttaggtttttggtgttgatgtagtgggtttagttttagcttattggacacttgtcactctataaatccttcttacacttcttacaattagaagcctttgtagaataacttgaccctatATATCAATCATCTAAAGTTTTCTTCAAAAAATGAAATATTTTTAACCCACATCAAAATTATCATTTTTAATGAATGACAGACGAATTAGGCAAATTGGTAATTCATATATTGAAGCTTTTTTAAAAGTGTAAGGCTCGAATAATTTTTTATATGATGGCATTCGTTCTTCTTGATGCGGTAGGTATATATCTTCTTTATTGAACCTTTGTAGCAGATTTAAGGTTCATGTTTCTCTTTAAAGACGTTTTGTTTACCGTCTCTAAGCAAGTATTAGTATTATGTAAACCTGTGCATGTTTTCATTAAATTTTTTAATAGGTTATT
The sequence above is drawn from the Helianthus annuus cultivar XRQ/B chromosome 12, HanXRQr2.0-SUNRISE, whole genome shotgun sequence genome and encodes:
- the LOC110895304 gene encoding ATP synthase subunit gamma, mitochondrial — encoded protein: MAMAALRREGRRFAPLVSSPNPINAIRSTLAPAEEQVGLGVRSISTQIVRNRMKSVRNIQKITKAMKMVAASKLRAIQVRAENSRGLWQPFTALLGDTPSVNVKKNVIVTISSDKGLCGGINSTSVKISRALHRINAGPDTECKYVILGEKGKAQLIRDSKKDIELIMTELQKNFLNYTQVSVLADDILKNVEFDALRIVFNKFQSVVSFLPTTATVLSPEIVERESEAGGKIGSLDSYEIEGGETKSEVLQNLAEFQFSCVMFNAVLENACSEQGARMSAMDSSSRNAGDMLDRLTLTYNRTRQASITTELIEIISGASALEG